A section of the Citrus sinensis cultivar Valencia sweet orange chromosome 8, DVS_A1.0, whole genome shotgun sequence genome encodes:
- the LOC102614740 gene encoding serine carboxypeptidase 1-like isoform X2: MKVVFALLLLLLSLEAFVQCEMRMEYDLLGKFIKAQQEGRYVDYSGAPKEAGEELTVYIGPQEGLKEADKIEKLPGQPYGVEIDQYSGYVTVDPKAGRALFYYFVESQNSSTKPLVLWLNGGPGCSSFGFGAMMELGPFRVNSDGKSLSHNEYAWNNAGVGFSYSNTSSDYVMNGDERTAADSYTFLLNWFERFPEYKSREFFLAGESYAGHYIPQLALKILQFNKNQTFINLKGLAMGNAWIDTETGNKGMFHFYWTHALISDGVIHGINSNCNFTKFSKACASYLIKAYQSMGNINILDIYAPLCSSSFSTSSVLPFDPCSEIYVHSYLNSPQVQKSLHANVTGIRGPWQDCSDTVLRHWKDSPLTVLPSIQELMTSGISVYIYSGDTDGTVPTISIRYSINKLGAKVKTAWYPCYIQGEGWWLCCGIPEPNICDYKRCWTHGSKFSTCSGSCLLLILLRWKASTRSKKLENG, from the exons ATGAAGGTAGTATTTGCTCtattgctgctgctgttgagCCTCGAGGCCTTTGTTCAATGTGAAATGAGAATGGAGTATGATCTGCTCggaaaatttattaaggctCAACAAGAAGGGAGGTATGTCGACTATTCTGGGGCACCTAAGGAAGCAGGAGAAGAGTTAACAGTTTACATTGGACCTCAAGAAGGTTTGAAGGAAGcggataaaattgaaaagctGCCAGGGCAACCCTATGGAGTTGAAATTGATCAGTACTCAGGCTATGTGACCGTTGATCCCAAGGCCGGCAGAGCACTCTTCTACTACTTTGTTGAGTCTCAGAATTCTTCTACCAAGCCACTGGTTTTGTGGCTTAATGGAG GGCCTGGCTGCTCATCTTTTGGATTCGGAGCAATGATGGAGCTTGGACCATTTCGCGTCAATAGTGATGGAAAATCACTATCTCATAATGAATACGCCTGGAACAATG CAGGAGTTGGATTTTCCTATTCGAATACATCGTCTGACTATGTTATGAATGGCGATGAGCGGACAGCTGCTGATTCATATACCTTTCTCCTAAATTGGTTTGAAAGATTTCCTGAGTACAAATCCAGAGAGTTCTTCTTGGCAGGTGAAAGCTATGCAGGCCATTATATCCCTCAGCTTGCTCTAAAGATCCTACAATTCAACAAGAACCAGACTTTCATCAACTTAAAAGGACTTGCT atgggcaaTGCATGGATTGACACAGAAACTGGTAATAAAGGaatgtttcatttttactGGACACATGCTCTCATTTCGGATGGAGTCATCCATGGGATAAATTCAAATTGCAACTTTACgaaattttcaaaagcatGTGCGTCTTACCTTATTAAAGCATATCAAAGTATGGGTAACATCAACATCCTTGACATCTATGCCCCACTATGCTCTTCATCTTTTAGCACCTCTTCG GTGTTGCCATTTGACCCATGCTCGGAAATATATGTCCATTCTTACTTGAACTCTCCTCAAGTCCAGAAATCACTTCATGCAAACGTTACTGGGATTCGAGGTCCATGGCAGGATTGCAG CGACACTGTGTTGCGTCATTGGAAAGACAGTCCATTGACAGTCTTGCCCAGCATTCAGGAGCTTATGACCAGCGGGATAAGTGTATACATCTATAG TGGAGACACTGATGGCACGGTGCCAACGATTTCGATAAGGTACTCAATAAACAAACTTGGAGCAAAAGTAAAGACAGCTTGGTACCCTTGTTACATTCAAGGAGAG GGTTGGTGGTTATGTTGTGGGATACCAGAACCTAACATTTGTGACTATAAGAGGTGCTGGACACATGGTTCCAAGTTCTCAACCTGCTCGGGCTCTTGCCTTCTTCTCATCCTTCTTAGATGGAAAGCTTCCACCCGCAGCAAAAAGCTAGAGAATGGATAA
- the LOC102614740 gene encoding serine carboxypeptidase 1-like isoform X1 produces the protein MKVVFALLLLLLSLEAFVQCEMRMEYDLLGKFIKAQQEGRYVDYSGAPKEAGEELTVYIGPQEGLKEADKIEKLPGQPYGVEIDQYSGYVTVDPKAGRALFYYFVESQNSSTKPLVLWLNGGPGCSSFGFGAMMELGPFRVNSDGKSLSHNEYAWNNVANMLFLESPAGVGFSYSNTSSDYVMNGDERTAADSYTFLLNWFERFPEYKSREFFLAGESYAGHYIPQLALKILQFNKNQTFINLKGLAMGNAWIDTETGNKGMFHFYWTHALISDGVIHGINSNCNFTKFSKACASYLIKAYQSMGNINILDIYAPLCSSSFSTSSVLPFDPCSEIYVHSYLNSPQVQKSLHANVTGIRGPWQDCSDTVLRHWKDSPLTVLPSIQELMTSGISVYIYSGDTDGTVPTISIRYSINKLGAKVKTAWYPCYIQGEVGGYVVGYQNLTFVTIRGAGHMVPSSQPARALAFFSSFLDGKLPPAAKS, from the exons ATGAAGGTAGTATTTGCTCtattgctgctgctgttgagCCTCGAGGCCTTTGTTCAATGTGAAATGAGAATGGAGTATGATCTGCTCggaaaatttattaaggctCAACAAGAAGGGAGGTATGTCGACTATTCTGGGGCACCTAAGGAAGCAGGAGAAGAGTTAACAGTTTACATTGGACCTCAAGAAGGTTTGAAGGAAGcggataaaattgaaaagctGCCAGGGCAACCCTATGGAGTTGAAATTGATCAGTACTCAGGCTATGTGACCGTTGATCCCAAGGCCGGCAGAGCACTCTTCTACTACTTTGTTGAGTCTCAGAATTCTTCTACCAAGCCACTGGTTTTGTGGCTTAATGGAG GGCCTGGCTGCTCATCTTTTGGATTCGGAGCAATGATGGAGCTTGGACCATTTCGCGTCAATAGTGATGGAAAATCACTATCTCATAATGAATACGCCTGGAACAATG TGGCAAATATGCTCTTCTTGGAATCTCCAGCAGGAGTTGGATTTTCCTATTCGAATACATCGTCTGACTATGTTATGAATGGCGATGAGCGGACAGCTGCTGATTCATATACCTTTCTCCTAAATTGGTTTGAAAGATTTCCTGAGTACAAATCCAGAGAGTTCTTCTTGGCAGGTGAAAGCTATGCAGGCCATTATATCCCTCAGCTTGCTCTAAAGATCCTACAATTCAACAAGAACCAGACTTTCATCAACTTAAAAGGACTTGCT atgggcaaTGCATGGATTGACACAGAAACTGGTAATAAAGGaatgtttcatttttactGGACACATGCTCTCATTTCGGATGGAGTCATCCATGGGATAAATTCAAATTGCAACTTTACgaaattttcaaaagcatGTGCGTCTTACCTTATTAAAGCATATCAAAGTATGGGTAACATCAACATCCTTGACATCTATGCCCCACTATGCTCTTCATCTTTTAGCACCTCTTCG GTGTTGCCATTTGACCCATGCTCGGAAATATATGTCCATTCTTACTTGAACTCTCCTCAAGTCCAGAAATCACTTCATGCAAACGTTACTGGGATTCGAGGTCCATGGCAGGATTGCAG CGACACTGTGTTGCGTCATTGGAAAGACAGTCCATTGACAGTCTTGCCCAGCATTCAGGAGCTTATGACCAGCGGGATAAGTGTATACATCTATAG TGGAGACACTGATGGCACGGTGCCAACGATTTCGATAAGGTACTCAATAAACAAACTTGGAGCAAAAGTAAAGACAGCTTGGTACCCTTGTTACATTCAAGGAGAG GTTGGTGGTTATGTTGTGGGATACCAGAACCTAACATTTGTGACTATAAGAGGTGCTGGACACATGGTTCCAAGTTCTCAACCTGCTCGGGCTCTTGCCTTCTTCTCATCCTTCTTAGATGGAAAGCTTCCACCCGCAGCAAAAAGCTAG